The sequence GGGCCGCCCCTGTTTCCACCCGCGACTACGACACCGCCGATTGCCGCCTCCGCACCCCGGCGAACGGGGCGAACAACACCTTCCCCGGCAAGTCCCTCACCGTCTCGAATGGTTCACTGCTCCTGAAAGGCACCGCCGCGAACACCACCACCATCGCCGACCTGCGCCTGTCCGGCGGCACCGTGATCCAGGCCGGCGGCAATTACACCCAGAGCCTCGCCGGCACGCTCTCGGTCATCAATTCCTCCACCAACCACATCCGCGGCGGCAATGGCCGGATCGACCTGAAGTCCACCATCACCGGCTTCGGCACCCTGCTTTACTCGGAGAACGCGGTCACCCTCGGCGGCACCAATACCGGCTACACCGGCCAGACCATCATCGGCGATGGACGCTTTAGCACGCTGGTCATCGGCAAGGAGGAGAACCTCGGGGCGAATCCACCGTGGTACGGTGGTGCCTGGCTGGAACTCAACCGCGGCATCCTTTCCACCACCGCCACCCTGACCCTCGATGATGCCAACCGCGGCATCCGCATTGGTCCCGGCGGCGGCTTCCTCTCTCCCGTGGCCGGCACCACCCTCACCATCGCCACCCCGGTCAACAGCCCCGCCGCCGGGGACACCCTGAAGACCGCGCCGATGGACAGCAATCCGATCGTCGGGATCCTGTTCAAGGACGACAGCGGCACCGTGGTGCTGACGAACCCGAACAACTCCCACAATGCCGAGATGCAGGTCCTCAAGGGCGAGCTGCGCCTCGCCGGAAACGGCCGCTTCAACAACGGCGACCACTGGATGCCCGTGACTGTCAATGGCACCCTCACCGATGACAGCGCGCTGGACCAGACCTTGCGCGGCGTTCTCTCCGGCAGCGGCGCGATCGTGAAGAGCAACGCCGCCACCCTCAACCTGAACGGCGCGAACACCTTCACCGGCAGCGTCACCGTCAACGGCGGCACCCTTTACACCAACCCGGGCAACGCCGCCACCAACCGCGCCCTGAGCTACGCGGGCACCATCACCGTGAACAACGGCGGCACCTTGCGCTCCGGGCCCAATGGTCTCTTCGGCTGGGATGGCACCAAGGAAAAGACCATCACCGTCAACAGCGGCGGCACCCTGGTCGCGAATGGCGGGCTCACCAGCGATGTCGGCGTCGGCACCGTGATTCTCAATGGCGGCACGCTCGCCACCCTCGCGACCGGAGCCACCGACTACGGCTCATGGCGCTTCGACAACGCCACCGACAAGCTCTCGGTCACCGCCGATTCCACCGTCAGCGCCGCCAATGTGAAATTCGGCCACACCTCCGCCGCGATCGATGTGGCCACCGGCAAGACGCTCAATTTCACCGGCACCATCACCGACACCACCAGCGGCGGCATCAGCTACCTCACGAAAAGCGGTGGCACCGGCAGGCTCGTCCTCGCCGGTGCGAACACCTACACTGGCTCGACCGCGATCCAGTCCGGCGAGCTCCGCGTGGATGGTTCCCTCGCCGCGGGCAGCAGCGTGACGGTGGACGGCGGTGCCACGCTTTCCGGCACCGGCACCCTTGGTGGTGCCGTCACCTTCGCCGCCAATGCCATCCACGCCCCGGGCGCGGCCACCGGCACCCAGACGATCGGCGGCGCGCTCAGCTACGCGTCCAGTTCCCGTGTGAAGTGGACCCTTGCGGCCAATGGCACGGCAGCCAACGACGCCAGCCGGATCGCCGCCGCCACCGTCGGCATCACGGCGGGGGCCGCCCTCGATCTGGTGTTGAACCCCGCCGGTGGCACCGTCGATTTCACCCAGGCCTTCTGGAACCAGCCCCGCACCTGGACTGTGATGACCGGCAGCGCGATCACCGGAGCCTTCACGCTCGGCACCGTCACCGCCGATTCCGTGGGCCATCCGGTTTCCAACTACGGCTCGTTCTCGCTCCAGCAGACCGCCACTGCCATCACCCTCGCCTACACCCCGCAATCCGCCGCCGTCACCTGGCAGCAGGCCTATTTCGGAGCGCAGTGGAACAACTCCGCCATCGCCGGCGATGCCGCCGATCCCGACTCCGACGGCATCCCGAATCTCTGCGAGCGCGCCTTCGGCGGGAACCCCAACACCGCCGACCCCGACATCCTGCCCCGCGTCGATCCCTCCGCCCCCTTGCTGAGCATCCTCTACCGGAAAGGCCCCGATGCCGCCGACCTCACCTTCTCCGTCATGGAGTCCACCGGCTTCTCCGGTGCGTGGACCCCCGCCGCCGGCCAAAGCACCATCCTCGGCACCGAAAACGGCATCACCCGCATCCGCTTCACCGCCCCCGCCAACGGCGCCACCCGCAAGTTCCTCAAGGTCGTCGTCTCCCAGCCGTAACCCCATCACCGCCCGATCCCTCTTCTTCCTTTGAAATTTCAAATCTCAAATCTCAAATTCTTCCCCCTCTCTCCCCCTCGTCCAATCATCCAATAGCCCCCGCCTCCCCGATCCGGCACCATGTCCCCCATGGCGACGCCCGTGATCACCAACCCCGTCCTCCCCGGTTTCCACCCCGATCCCTCCTTCGTGAGGGTGGGGGACGATTACTACCTCGCCACCAGCACCTTCGAGTGGTTCCCCGGTGTCCAGCTCCACCACTCCCGTGATCTTGTCCACTGGCGCACCCTCGGCCACGCTCTCACCCGCACCTCCCAGCTCGACCTCCGCGGCATCGCCGACTCCGCCGGCGTCTGGGCACCGTCCCTTTCTTATGCCGATGGCAAGTTCTGGCTGATCTACACCAACATCCGGAACACCGGCATGGGCCGGCCCTTCAAGGACATCGGCATCTACCTCACCACCGCCGAATCCATCGAGGGTCCCTGGTCCGATCCCGTCACCCTCGATTCCATCGGCTTCGATCCCTCGCTCTTCCACGATGACGACGGCCGCAAGTACCTGCTCAACATGCGCTGGGACTTCCGCAAGGGCCGCTACCGCTTCGCCGGCATCGTCCTCCAGGAATACGACCCCGTTTCCGAAACGCTCGTCGGCCCGCGCTCCGAGATCCTGGTGAAGGAGAACATCCTCACCGAAGGCCCGAACCTCTACAAACGCGACGGCTGGTACTACCTGATGCTCGCCGAGGGCGGCACCGGCTGGAACCACGGCATCTCGATGGCCCGCTCCCGGAACCTGCTCGGCCCCTACGAGCTCGATCCCCAGCCCTCCGTCCTCACCACCCGCGACGACGAATCCCAGCCGCTCCAGAAGGCCGGCCACGGCGAACTCGTCCAGACCCAATCCGGCGAGTGGTACCTCGCCCACCTCGCCAGCCGACCGCTGGGGCAGGGGGTCGACCGCCGCTGCATCCTCGGCCGCGAGACCTGCCTCCAGAAAGTGACCTGGTCCGAAGACGGCTGGCTGCGCCTCGCCCACGGCGGCCACCACCCGCTCGTCGAGGTCCCCGCGCCCCCGGAGCTCCCCGCCACCCCGTGGCCCGCCGTTCCCGCCCGCGAGGACTTCGCCGACCCCGCCCTCGGCCCGGAATGGAGTGCCCTGCGCCGCCCGATCACCGACGACTGGGCTTCCCTTTCCGCCCGCCCCGGTTGGTTGCGGTTGAAGGGCGGCGATTCGCTGCATTCCTGGTTCCACCAGTCCCTCGTCGCCCGCCGCCTCGAATCCACCCGTTGCCGCATCACCACCCGCCTCGATTTTTCCCCCGATCACCACACCCAGATGGCCGGGCTGGTGTGCTACTACGACACCCGTAGCCACTACTACCTCCGCGTCACCGCCGACGACCACGGCCGCAGGATCCTCGGCCTCGTCCTCACCGACGACGCCACCTACGACGAGCCCGGCGACGACCTCGATGTCAGCGATTGGCCACCTGTTTGGTTGCGCGCCGAAATCCACGACTCCGCCCTCCAATTCTCCGCCTCCCCCGACGGCGAAACATGGGTAAAAATCGGTAAAATCCTCGACGCCACCAAGCTCTCCGACGACTACGGAAACTACCTCCACTTCACCGGCGCCTTCGCCGGCCTCTGCGTCCAGGACCTCGGCGGCACCCACCGCACCGCCGACTTCGACTTCTTCGAAATGACCCCGCTCTAGCGCGCCTCCACGAAGCTCTCCCGCTTCAGCACCCGTTCCCCCCGCCACCGGTAGGCCGCCAGCGGCCCGCCCACCGACGCCCCGTAATCGAGGCACGCCACGTTGTCCCGCTCCGGCGCCGGCACCTGGTCCACCGGCTGGAAGTAGTGCCCGAAGAACACCGGCGGCGCGTCATCCGGATACCCCGGGATCACCCCCAGTGCCCCCGCTTCCACCGGCAGCTCCGGAATCCGCCCGTCCGCCGGAAACACCAGCGCCGCGCACGTCACCCCCGCCACCGGATGCTCCCACCACCGCGCCCGGAAGTGCTTCCGCGGGATGCCGCTGTTGTCCTCGTAGCTGTAGCCCGGCGGCAGCGGCACATCGATCCCCTTCAGCACCGCCTCGATCGCCTCGCCCTCGGGATTCGCCTTGTCGGACGCCGCCAGCAGGAACCCGTCGTCCGCCAGCGACTTCCCTTCCAAAAACGCCAGATGCTCTGGATGCCAGCACGCGTGCACCGCCCGCAGATAGCCGAAGTCCAGCGCCAGCGGCACCGTCTTCAACCACGGCATCCACAGCGCCCGCCACTCGCCCGCCGGATCCTCATGGTCCGGGAAATCATCCAGCGTCCCCTGGTGCGTCCGGATGTTCCGGCTGCCATGGATGCGCAGCGGCTTCCCGTTCGGCCCTCGGGTGTGGAAGCACAGCGCGTTGAGCTCGTGATTCCCGAGGATCACGTCGGCATGCCCGCGCTCCATCATCGCCTTCACGGCGTGCAGCGTGGCCTTCACCCCGCCGGGCTGGTGGTGGCCGGGCTTCGGATCGATCAGGTCGCCCAGAAACAGCGCCCGGTGTCCGGAGGGCGGGACGAAGGATTCCCCGTCGTGGGTATAATCCAGCAGCCGCATCAGTGATTCCAGCCGGTCGAAGCGTCCGTGGATGTCGCCGATGATGTCGTGGTTCAAAGCTGCGCCTTCGCTCATGCGGGGACACCATGAAGGCCACCTGAGGCGGCCTTCAACTCCGGATCGTTTCAATGTCCCTCATCCACCGGTGATCGGTGGCAGGTCGGGATCGGTCTTTTCGTCCTGGACGATCTCAAGGTGGTGGCCGGAGCGGTCCGGGTGGTCCTCGAGGTGGCAGGGAATGCCCTTGCGCCGTAGCGCGGTGATTTTCTGAGCCGCCTGTTCGTGGGCAGTCAGGTTTTCGACAGATGGGATGCTTTTCGTTTTCATGGGATAGCCGCCTGCACAGTCAGCGCGTTATGCCGATGGCGCAAGTGACCGAACGCGAATGGGCACGTTGCGCGGTGGGAATGGCGGAAAACGCGGACCGGGAGGGTGCAAATTGCCGCCGTCGTGCGCGCTGCACCGTGAGGGTTTTCCCTGAGAGGGTGGCCGGGGTTCTGGAAATGAATGCGTTGTGCCGGAATGATGCATGGGCACACGGATCGCTGGGAGAACGGGAAATATCCCCATGACAACGCCAGCCATCCAACCCAAACGCACCGGAGTCCGAAAGAAGGTCCAGCCTCCTGAACCCGCGCCCTGCCCCGGTCTGGGAGCCATCCCCTTGGAGGAGGGAACCCTCTTCCGCGTCTGGGCACCGAACGCCGACCAGGTGCATGTGACCGGCTCCTTCAACGACTGGGCCGATCCCGGTATCGAGATGGCCCGCGAGGAGGGCGGCACGTGGAGCGTCCTCTGCGCGAAAGCCAAGGCGGGCCATCACTACAAGTTCCGCATCACGCGGGGCGAGGAGTCGTTTCTCAAACTCGACCCGCGGGTGCGTCTCACCGATCCGGAAACGGGCAACGGAG comes from Luteolibacter sp. LG18 and encodes:
- a CDS encoding autotransporter-associated beta strand repeat-containing protein, producing MHHACKAPAFLLVAFVLLATFATARGAAESDIAVGYSYTYMSGAGGSDQMKANVLNQFAGANNVSAVSGSPHRQKVVGFYQSSQDNTNRTSTGGMVGWLSGNDSRISDVVAYGNSVGADLVTYICANNDSGSIGAVAQQPGKYSAYNPGSVYYLVFAHESGGHNFGLNHGDATVSPKTIMAHNYCGGGAQGYYTNPNIWLNGVKLLGTGNCTGGTIYGGDDAYRASTSAQGRADATERLVFGSSRGSITHRWQFNRPAAAAPAGTVITDDVAGAQAIVRGQGATFTGTALRLPGGTTGNAAADSIAAYLDLPNGIFSAMPSFTIEVWATPRSAQNWMRVIDIGRTTDAGDGLGAAGEYTGTPGSAAPGTTTAYDDLMLSAAIGSNLGSQRFEAKLAGASTVTADSSLATIAGDLHHYAITFADTSSGATIKWFRDGALIKTLNAAFHSASLQDVNNWLGRSLYSADAMADIDYLDVRIQSVALADGEVTGNYRIGPNDAKATLYASDPLGSSGFVSGSWEFGAAPVSTRDYDTADCRLRTPANGANNTFPGKSLTVSNGSLLLKGTAANTTTIADLRLSGGTVIQAGGNYTQSLAGTLSVINSSTNHIRGGNGRIDLKSTITGFGTLLYSENAVTLGGTNTGYTGQTIIGDGRFSTLVIGKEENLGANPPWYGGAWLELNRGILSTTATLTLDDANRGIRIGPGGGFLSPVAGTTLTIATPVNSPAAGDTLKTAPMDSNPIVGILFKDDSGTVVLTNPNNSHNAEMQVLKGELRLAGNGRFNNGDHWMPVTVNGTLTDDSALDQTLRGVLSGSGAIVKSNAATLNLNGANTFTGSVTVNGGTLYTNPGNAATNRALSYAGTITVNNGGTLRSGPNGLFGWDGTKEKTITVNSGGTLVANGGLTSDVGVGTVILNGGTLATLATGATDYGSWRFDNATDKLSVTADSTVSAANVKFGHTSAAIDVATGKTLNFTGTITDTTSGGISYLTKSGGTGRLVLAGANTYTGSTAIQSGELRVDGSLAAGSSVTVDGGATLSGTGTLGGAVTFAANAIHAPGAATGTQTIGGALSYASSSRVKWTLAANGTAANDASRIAAATVGITAGAALDLVLNPAGGTVDFTQAFWNQPRTWTVMTGSAITGAFTLGTVTADSVGHPVSNYGSFSLQQTATAITLAYTPQSAAVTWQQAYFGAQWNNSAIAGDAADPDSDGIPNLCERAFGGNPNTADPDILPRVDPSAPLLSILYRKGPDAADLTFSVMESTGFSGAWTPAAGQSTILGTENGITRIRFTAPANGATRKFLKVVVSQP
- a CDS encoding glycoside hydrolase family 43 protein translates to MATPVITNPVLPGFHPDPSFVRVGDDYYLATSTFEWFPGVQLHHSRDLVHWRTLGHALTRTSQLDLRGIADSAGVWAPSLSYADGKFWLIYTNIRNTGMGRPFKDIGIYLTTAESIEGPWSDPVTLDSIGFDPSLFHDDDGRKYLLNMRWDFRKGRYRFAGIVLQEYDPVSETLVGPRSEILVKENILTEGPNLYKRDGWYYLMLAEGGTGWNHGISMARSRNLLGPYELDPQPSVLTTRDDESQPLQKAGHGELVQTQSGEWYLAHLASRPLGQGVDRRCILGRETCLQKVTWSEDGWLRLAHGGHHPLVEVPAPPELPATPWPAVPAREDFADPALGPEWSALRRPITDDWASLSARPGWLRLKGGDSLHSWFHQSLVARRLESTRCRITTRLDFSPDHHTQMAGLVCYYDTRSHYYLRVTADDHGRRILGLVLTDDATYDEPGDDLDVSDWPPVWLRAEIHDSALQFSASPDGETWVKIGKILDATKLSDDYGNYLHFTGAFAGLCVQDLGGTHRTADFDFFEMTPL